A single region of the Microcella sp. genome encodes:
- a CDS encoding carbohydrate ABC transporter permease: MATQAPPKRSSKRPSEYARKEARAAWIMLTPWLLGLTLITAIPMLASLYLSFTNYPLLAAPRWVGFDNYVRLFDDPRFLASIGVTFRYVFISVPLQLAFALGLALLLNRGLSGLKFYRSALYLPSLLGASVTIAILWRQVFGQNGIFNDFLALFGIQGISWIGNPDWALSTLIVLNVWTFGSPMVIFLAGLRQIPKEYYEAASVDGAPRMSQFFHITLPLLTPVVFFNVILQFIHAFQAFTPSYIISGGSGGPVDSTLFYTLYLYQRGFTQFQMGYASAMAWILLLIIGLFTAANFIGARYWVFYGDEK; encoded by the coding sequence ATGGCTACTCAAGCGCCACCGAAACGATCGAGCAAGCGCCCGAGTGAGTATGCGCGCAAAGAAGCTCGAGCTGCGTGGATCATGCTCACTCCTTGGCTGCTCGGCCTCACCCTCATCACGGCGATCCCCATGCTCGCCTCGCTCTACTTGTCGTTCACGAACTATCCGCTGCTCGCGGCGCCTCGCTGGGTCGGCTTCGACAACTATGTGCGGTTGTTCGACGACCCGCGGTTCCTCGCCTCCATCGGCGTGACGTTCCGCTATGTCTTCATCTCGGTGCCTCTGCAGCTGGCCTTCGCACTCGGCCTGGCCCTCTTGCTCAATCGCGGGCTCAGCGGGCTCAAGTTCTACCGCAGCGCGCTCTATCTGCCCTCTCTGCTGGGCGCGAGCGTCACGATCGCCATCTTGTGGCGACAGGTCTTCGGCCAGAACGGCATCTTCAACGACTTCCTGGCTCTGTTCGGCATTCAAGGAATCAGCTGGATCGGCAACCCTGACTGGGCTCTCTCGACGCTCATCGTGCTCAACGTCTGGACATTCGGCTCGCCCATGGTCATCTTCCTGGCCGGGCTTCGCCAGATTCCCAAGGAGTACTACGAAGCGGCATCAGTCGACGGTGCTCCACGAATGTCGCAGTTCTTCCACATCACGCTGCCGTTGCTCACGCCCGTGGTGTTCTTCAACGTCATCTTGCAGTTCATCCACGCCTTCCAGGCCTTCACCCCGTCGTACATCATCAGTGGCGGCAGCGGCGGGCCGGTCGACTCGACGCTGTTCTACACGCTCTACCTGTATCAGCGCGGGTTCACCCAGTTCCAGATGGGCTACGCCTCGGCGATGGCGTGGATCCTGCTGCTCATCATCGGACTCTTCACCGCGGCGAACTTCATCGGCGCGCGGTACTGGGTCTTCTACGGAGACGAGAAGTAA
- the groL gene encoding chaperonin GroEL (60 kDa chaperone family; promotes refolding of misfolded polypeptides especially under stressful conditions; forms two stacked rings of heptamers to form a barrel-shaped 14mer; ends can be capped by GroES; misfolded proteins enter the barrel where they are refolded when GroES binds), translating into MAKIIAFDEEARRGLERGLNILADAVKVTLGPRGRNVVLEKKWGAPTITNDGVSIAKEIELDDPFEKIGAELVKEVAKKTDDVAGDGTTTSVVLAQALVREGLRNVAAGADPISLKRGIEKATQAVSDQLLKNAKEVETKEEIAATASISAADPEIGALIAEAIDKVGKEGVVTVEESNTFGTELELTEGMRFDKGYLSAYFVTDPERQEAVFEDPYVLIVNGKISAIKDLLPVVDKVIQSGKQLLIIAEDVEGEALATLVVNKIRGIFKSVAVKAPGFGDRRKAMLQDIAILTGGQVISEEVGLKLENATLDLLGRARKVVITKDETTIVEGAGDADAIAGRVKQIRAEIENTDSDYDREKLQERLAKLAGGVAVIKAGAATEVELKERKHRIEDAVRNAKAAVEEGIVAGGGVALIQAGKMAFESKALTDLVGDEATGANIVKVAIDAPLKQIALNAGLEPGVVADKVRHLEVGHGLNAATGEYVDMLGAGIADPVKVTRSALLNAASIAGLFLTTEAVVADKPEKNPAPMGDPSGGMDF; encoded by the coding sequence ATGGCTAAGATCATCGCTTTCGACGAAGAGGCCCGTCGCGGCCTCGAGCGCGGCCTCAACATTCTGGCTGACGCCGTCAAGGTCACGCTGGGCCCGCGTGGGCGCAACGTGGTGCTGGAAAAGAAGTGGGGCGCCCCCACCATCACCAACGACGGCGTCTCCATCGCCAAAGAGATCGAACTCGACGACCCGTTCGAGAAGATCGGCGCAGAGCTCGTCAAAGAGGTCGCCAAGAAGACCGACGACGTCGCCGGTGACGGCACGACCACCTCGGTCGTGCTCGCCCAGGCGCTCGTGCGCGAGGGCCTGCGCAACGTCGCCGCTGGCGCCGACCCGATCAGCCTCAAGCGCGGCATCGAGAAGGCCACGCAGGCCGTCTCAGACCAGCTGCTGAAGAACGCCAAAGAGGTCGAGACCAAAGAAGAGATCGCGGCCACCGCGAGCATCTCGGCGGCCGACCCCGAGATCGGCGCGCTGATCGCCGAGGCCATCGACAAGGTGGGCAAAGAGGGCGTCGTCACGGTCGAAGAGTCGAACACCTTCGGCACCGAGCTCGAGCTCACCGAGGGCATGCGCTTCGACAAGGGCTACCTGTCGGCATACTTCGTCACCGACCCTGAGCGCCAGGAGGCGGTCTTCGAAGACCCCTACGTGCTCATCGTCAACGGCAAGATCTCGGCGATCAAAGACCTGCTGCCCGTCGTCGACAAGGTGATCCAGAGCGGCAAGCAGCTGCTCATCATCGCCGAAGACGTCGAGGGCGAGGCTCTGGCCACGCTCGTCGTCAACAAGATTCGCGGCATCTTCAAGTCGGTCGCCGTCAAGGCTCCCGGCTTCGGCGACCGTCGCAAGGCCATGCTGCAAGACATCGCCATTCTCACCGGTGGTCAGGTCATCAGCGAAGAGGTCGGCCTCAAGCTCGAGAACGCCACGCTCGACCTGCTGGGTCGCGCGCGCAAGGTGGTCATCACGAAGGACGAGACGACGATCGTTGAGGGTGCAGGCGACGCCGACGCCATCGCGGGTCGCGTCAAGCAGATTCGTGCCGAGATCGAGAACACTGACTCTGACTACGACCGCGAGAAGCTGCAAGAGCGTCTCGCCAAGCTCGCGGGCGGCGTCGCCGTCATCAAGGCTGGCGCGGCCACCGAGGTCGAGCTCAAGGAGCGCAAGCACCGCATCGAGGATGCCGTTCGCAACGCCAAGGCGGCTGTCGAAGAGGGCATCGTCGCCGGTGGTGGTGTCGCCCTGATCCAGGCCGGCAAGATGGCGTTCGAGTCGAAGGCGCTCACCGACCTCGTCGGTGACGAGGCCACGGGCGCGAACATCGTCAAGGTCGCCATCGACGCTCCGCTCAAGCAGATCGCGCTCAACGCGGGCCTCGAGCCCGGCGTGGTGGCCGACAAGGTGCGCCACCTCGAGGTGGGTCACGGCCTCAACGCCGCCACCGGCGAGTACGTCGACATGCTCGGTGCCGGCATCGCCGACCCGGTGAAGGTGACGCGCTCGGCGCTGCTCAACGCGGCATCGATCGCCGGCCTCTTCCTCACCACCGAGGCGGTCGTGGCCGACAAGCCCGAGAAGAACCCGGCGCCTATGGGCGACCCGAGCGGCGGCATGGACTTCTAA
- a CDS encoding NAD(P)-dependent oxidoreductase, producing the protein MKILVPTTVALETAMPNGVEVIRYDPNLTLPDDALDASVLVLWGMPMDRLREAAQRLHSLAFVQLVSAGYEYMARAGFDESVVVCNGRGLHDRPVAEHALALMLAGARSLHRAHDAQGARQWDSGLGGIQPIDAPARFTTLQGARVTIWGFGSIGRTLASMLTNLGAEVTGVARTARVDNGIRVVAADSVAAELPSTDVLVLILPSTVETQKVVDAEVLSRLPSHAWVVNVGRGDAIDHAALVDALEAGRLGGAALDVTDPEPLPADAALWSAPNLILTPHAAGGRPEGVGRLLAENLERLTAGSPLRNVVHPAR; encoded by the coding sequence ATGAAAATTCTGGTTCCGACCACCGTCGCGCTCGAGACTGCCATGCCCAATGGCGTGGAGGTGATTCGCTACGACCCGAACCTCACACTGCCCGACGACGCGCTCGATGCATCGGTTCTCGTGCTCTGGGGGATGCCCATGGACCGTCTCCGTGAGGCTGCGCAGCGACTCCACTCGCTCGCTTTCGTGCAACTCGTCTCTGCGGGGTACGAATACATGGCGCGCGCCGGGTTCGACGAGAGCGTCGTGGTGTGCAACGGGCGCGGCCTGCACGATCGCCCCGTGGCCGAGCACGCCCTCGCCCTCATGCTGGCGGGCGCGCGCTCGCTGCACCGAGCACACGATGCGCAGGGTGCGCGTCAATGGGATTCGGGCCTCGGAGGCATTCAACCGATCGACGCTCCCGCGCGATTCACCACGTTGCAAGGCGCCAGGGTCACCATCTGGGGCTTCGGTTCGATCGGGCGCACACTCGCGTCGATGCTCACGAATCTCGGCGCCGAGGTGACCGGGGTGGCTCGTACCGCGAGGGTCGACAACGGCATCAGGGTGGTGGCTGCCGACTCCGTGGCGGCCGAACTGCCCTCGACCGATGTGCTCGTGCTCATCTTGCCGTCGACGGTCGAGACCCAGAAGGTGGTCGATGCAGAAGTGCTCTCGCGCCTTCCCTCGCACGCATGGGTCGTCAATGTCGGTCGAGGCGATGCCATTGATCACGCCGCTCTCGTCGATGCGCTCGAGGCCGGCCGTCTCGGCGGCGCAGCGCTCGACGTGACCGACCCCGAGCCGTTGCCCGCAGACGCAGCTCTCTGGTCGGCGCCCAACCTGATTCTCACTCCGCACGCGGCCGGCGGCAGGCCCGAAGGCGTCGGTCGGCTGCTTGCCGAGAACCTCGAGCGGTTGACGGCCGGCAGCCCCCTTCGCAACGTCGTGCACCCCGCACGTTGA
- a CDS encoding response regulator transcription factor — MPDGPKILIVDDEPNIRDLLTTSLRFAGFAVRAVGNGAQAISAVLEEEPDLIILDVMLPDINGFGVTKRLRSSGYTSPILFLTAKDDTDDKIMGLTVGGDDYVTKPFSLDEIVARIKAILRRTMQEEDDAVIRAGGLTMDQDTHEVTVGDEVIELSPTEFKLLRYLMLNPNRVLSKAQILDHVWEYDFNGDAGIVESYISYLRRKLDPHTDEPLIQTKRGFGYMLKAAKV, encoded by the coding sequence ATGCCTGACGGACCGAAGATTCTCATCGTCGACGACGAGCCCAATATTCGCGACCTGCTCACCACGAGCCTGCGCTTCGCCGGTTTTGCCGTGCGGGCCGTCGGCAACGGGGCTCAAGCCATCTCGGCGGTGCTCGAAGAAGAACCCGACCTCATCATCCTCGACGTCATGCTGCCCGACATCAACGGGTTCGGCGTCACGAAGCGCCTGCGGTCGAGCGGCTACACGAGCCCGATCCTCTTCCTCACGGCGAAAGACGACACCGACGACAAGATCATGGGGCTCACGGTCGGCGGCGACGACTACGTCACCAAGCCGTTCAGCCTCGACGAGATCGTCGCCCGCATCAAGGCCATCCTGCGGCGCACCATGCAAGAAGAAGACGACGCGGTCATTCGGGCCGGTGGGCTGACGATGGACCAGGACACGCACGAGGTGACCGTCGGCGACGAGGTCATCGAGTTGAGCCCGACCGAGTTCAAGCTCTTGCGCTACCTCATGCTGAACCCCAACCGGGTGCTCTCGAAGGCGCAGATTCTTGACCACGTCTGGGAGTACGACTTCAACGGAGACGCGGGCATCGTCGAGAGCTACATCTCATACCTCCGGCGCAAGCTCGACCCCCACACGGACGAGCCGCTGATCCAGACGAAGCGAGGCTTCGGCTACATGCTCAAGGCCGCCAAGGTCTAA
- a CDS encoding WXG100 family type VII secretion target, which yields MTRYQVDSDAVLSATAATRGSIARLQAEAAGLQANLSGLQSAWSGGAATAFQSLLGEWTAAYQRVEQTLTAMNEALMHAGQGYAEVEQQAARMFVR from the coding sequence ATGACTCGGTATCAGGTCGACAGCGACGCCGTACTCTCGGCCACCGCGGCGACACGCGGCTCGATCGCCCGACTGCAGGCCGAAGCCGCGGGCCTGCAGGCGAACCTCTCGGGCTTGCAGAGCGCGTGGAGCGGTGGCGCTGCGACGGCGTTCCAGTCGCTGCTGGGCGAGTGGACGGCCGCGTATCAGAGGGTCGAGCAGACGCTCACCGCGATGAACGAAGCACTCATGCACGCGGGCCAGGGGTATGCCGAGGTCGAGCAGCAGGCCGCCCGCATGTTCGTGCGCTGA
- a CDS encoding DUF2470 domain-containing protein, which translates to MTHHDQDTPHAFEPAIVAAVLHHMNDDHADDNLLIARAFGDALAVSARMVGVDGSGGDWVYTSASGENDDELPLRVEWRAPITERPEIRREIVALYDRACAELGIEPRPHE; encoded by the coding sequence GTGACCCATCACGATCAAGACACTCCGCATGCCTTCGAGCCTGCGATCGTCGCCGCAGTGCTGCACCACATGAATGACGACCACGCAGACGACAATCTGCTCATCGCTCGAGCGTTCGGTGACGCCTTGGCGGTGAGCGCTCGCATGGTGGGGGTCGACGGGAGCGGCGGCGACTGGGTCTACACGAGTGCGAGCGGCGAGAACGATGATGAGCTGCCCCTGCGCGTCGAGTGGCGGGCGCCCATCACCGAGCGCCCTGAGATTCGCCGCGAGATCGTCGCGCTCTACGACCGTGCGTGCGCCGAGCTCGGCATCGAGCCCCGCCCGCACGAGTAG
- a CDS encoding cell wall metabolism sensor histidine kinase WalK, with translation MHEQLTQWWESISLRSKITGVTVFVVTLGLFVVGVGTLTVLQTTLIDEVDRQIRQAADDVPESFTVDEFDTFDELTPSVFSNPFYFGAVGSEGELIDDNLAESRRSQAPDVSRLTLHYVSELQGGVTLTSADRTTQWRVVTFPLQVTGGETGASQQATLIIGADLADTNAIIGSFASIFLGFGLVVVILSAALTRLLVTSTFRPLRDVEATAARFADGDFSQRLSGATPNTEVGRLNRSLNAMLSRIDRAFADRAATISQMRRFVGDASHELRTPLVSVRGYAELYRMGALAGDEQVGQAMERIEKEAIRMGALVSDLLELARLDESRPLELTSVDLVPLARDAALDARAGAPDREVSVVVDDAAHDDAAGDAVLEPDHAASIRPPTTASGPIALAGSAIARLRTLRSRRAPAPAVAPLIESAPPAGFSAVVLGDENKIRQVITNLIGNALRFSPAGSPIELAVGVDAEAGMATIAVVDHGDGIAPQLKDRIFERFFRADSSRTRDTGGSGLGLAIVSSIVALHKGRVDVLDTPGGGATFRVSLPLLPSEATTMDARATTGAPARSSARA, from the coding sequence ATGCATGAGCAGCTGACCCAGTGGTGGGAGTCGATCTCTCTCCGCTCGAAGATCACCGGCGTCACGGTCTTCGTCGTGACCTTGGGGCTGTTCGTCGTCGGCGTCGGAACCTTGACGGTGCTGCAGACGACGCTCATCGATGAGGTCGACCGGCAGATTCGCCAGGCGGCAGACGATGTTCCCGAATCGTTCACGGTCGACGAGTTCGACACGTTCGACGAGCTGACGCCCTCGGTCTTCTCGAACCCGTTCTACTTCGGAGCGGTCGGCTCTGAGGGTGAGCTGATCGACGACAACCTCGCTGAGAGTCGCCGCTCGCAGGCTCCCGACGTGTCGAGGCTCACGCTGCACTACGTCTCTGAACTGCAGGGCGGGGTGACGCTCACGAGCGCCGATCGCACCACGCAGTGGCGGGTCGTGACCTTTCCGCTGCAGGTGACGGGCGGCGAGACCGGCGCGTCGCAGCAGGCGACGCTCATCATCGGCGCAGACCTCGCCGACACGAACGCCATCATCGGCTCGTTCGCGTCGATCTTCTTGGGCTTCGGCCTCGTCGTCGTCATTCTGAGCGCCGCCCTCACCCGGCTGCTGGTCACCTCGACTTTTCGACCCCTGCGCGATGTCGAGGCCACGGCCGCCCGGTTCGCCGACGGCGACTTCAGCCAGCGCCTCAGCGGTGCCACCCCCAACACCGAGGTCGGCAGGCTCAACCGTTCGCTCAACGCCATGCTCAGCCGCATCGATCGCGCTTTCGCCGACCGCGCGGCCACGATCTCGCAGATGCGCCGCTTCGTCGGCGACGCGAGCCATGAGCTGCGCACGCCCCTCGTCTCGGTGCGCGGCTACGCCGAGCTCTACCGCATGGGCGCGCTCGCCGGCGACGAGCAGGTGGGCCAGGCCATGGAGCGCATCGAGAAGGAGGCGATTCGCATGGGGGCTCTCGTGAGCGACCTGCTCGAGCTCGCCCGCCTCGATGAGTCGCGGCCGCTCGAACTCACCTCCGTCGATCTCGTGCCCCTCGCCCGCGATGCGGCTCTCGACGCGCGCGCGGGCGCTCCCGACCGCGAGGTGTCGGTCGTCGTCGACGATGCCGCTCACGATGATGCGGCGGGGGATGCTGTGCTCGAGCCAGATCACGCGGCGAGCATCCGGCCCCCCACGACGGCGAGCGGCCCGATCGCACTCGCGGGCTCGGCGATCGCCCGGTTGCGGACGCTGCGGTCTCGACGCGCACCCGCGCCCGCGGTCGCGCCCCTCATCGAGAGCGCACCGCCCGCAGGCTTCTCGGCTGTCGTGCTCGGCGATGAGAACAAGATTCGCCAGGTCATCACGAACCTCATCGGCAACGCTCTTCGCTTCTCTCCTGCCGGCTCGCCGATCGAGCTCGCCGTCGGTGTCGATGCCGAGGCGGGAATGGCGACGATCGCGGTCGTCGATCACGGCGACGGCATCGCCCCGCAGCTCAAAGACCGCATCTTCGAGCGGTTCTTCAGAGCAGACTCGTCGCGCACGCGAGACACCGGCGGCTCTGGGCTCGGGCTTGCGATCGTCTCGTCGATCGTCGCGCTGCACAAGGGCCGCGTCGACGTGCTCGATACGCCGGGGGGCGGGGCCACGTTCCGCGTCTCGCTTCCTCTCCTCCCCAGCGAGGCAACGACGATGGATGCTCGCGCAACGACCGGCGCCCCCGCACGCTCCTCTGCTCGCGCCTAG
- a CDS encoding carbohydrate ABC transporter permease, producing MAIAPIRTRRIDPDSVPTTTLAGSKSTKFTRLMRHLLLLTLALVMLYPVIWMLSSSFKPADEIFTNPGLWPREWTLDNYINGWTALQFGFERYFLNSTVIAVAAVVGNLFSCSLAAFAIARLKFRGSKWVLAIVLLTIMLPYHVVVVPQYVVFSSLGWVNTFWPLILPKFLATDAFFIFLMVQFIRALPRELDEAARIDGCGPFGIYFRIILPLTMPALATTAIFTFIWTWNDFFTPLIYLNDPAVHTLPIALRSFLDSTGMSSFGSLFAMSLLALGPIVGFFIVAQKYLVDGIATTGAKG from the coding sequence ATGGCGATCGCACCCATCCGCACCCGTCGCATCGATCCTGACTCGGTGCCGACCACCACCCTCGCAGGTTCGAAGTCGACGAAGTTCACTCGACTGATGCGCCACCTCCTGCTGCTCACGCTCGCGCTCGTCATGCTGTACCCGGTGATCTGGATGCTCTCGAGCTCGTTCAAGCCAGCCGATGAGATCTTCACCAACCCGGGCCTCTGGCCTCGCGAGTGGACTCTCGACAACTACATCAACGGTTGGACGGCTCTGCAGTTCGGCTTCGAGCGCTACTTCCTGAACTCGACGGTCATCGCCGTCGCCGCTGTCGTCGGCAATCTCTTCTCGTGCTCGCTCGCCGCCTTCGCGATCGCTCGCCTGAAGTTTCGCGGAAGCAAGTGGGTGCTCGCGATCGTGCTGCTGACGATCATGCTGCCCTACCACGTCGTCGTCGTGCCGCAGTATGTGGTGTTCTCATCGCTGGGCTGGGTGAACACCTTCTGGCCCTTGATCTTGCCGAAGTTCCTCGCCACCGACGCATTCTTCATCTTCCTCATGGTGCAGTTCATCCGCGCTCTGCCGCGCGAACTCGACGAAGCGGCGCGCATCGATGGGTGCGGCCCGTTCGGCATCTACTTCCGCATCATTCTGCCGCTGACGATGCCGGCGCTCGCAACGACGGCGATCTTCACGTTCATCTGGACCTGGAACGACTTCTTCACCCCGCTCATCTACTTGAACGACCCGGCGGTGCACACCCTGCCGATCGCACTGCGGAGCTTTCTCGACTCGACAGGCATGTCGTCGTTCGGCTCGCTCTTCGCCATGTCGCTCTTGGCACTGGGCCCCATAGTCGGCTTCTTCATCGTGGCCCAGAAGTACCTCGTCGACGGCATCGCCACCACCGGAGCGAAGGGATGA
- a CDS encoding DUF3048 domain-containing protein, with translation MSRRLGRGAALGATAAALIVLVGCTADELPVPTSSPTPTFVSSYEAPPPFDLAPLTGAAVPVGSLTAPAFAAKIDNHPSARPQVGLDRADVVWEILVEGGLTRYIAVWQSDIPDTIGPIRSVRPVDPAVVSPQGGIFAFSGGQDRFVQAMRQAPVYSAIHGQRDTSDTMFRGQNAPSPHNVLVRAAQIVSEQSQLPAPPQQFPFAESVSAATATKEGAPTTRIDLRFGGSATPAWVWSADAERWLRYMTGGSPDTAQGGAQLSAVNVVVLRVDVQVIQSIPTVGLIGSGEAWVSTGGATVQATWSKSSLTDQIRILDANGVAVRLAPGTTWVELVPVNGAVSFSTPAT, from the coding sequence ATGAGCAGGCGACTCGGCCGCGGCGCGGCCCTCGGAGCAACCGCAGCGGCACTCATCGTGCTCGTCGGCTGCACCGCTGACGAGCTGCCGGTGCCCACATCGAGCCCGACGCCCACCTTCGTCTCGAGCTACGAGGCGCCGCCGCCCTTCGACCTCGCCCCGTTGACGGGCGCGGCCGTGCCCGTCGGCAGCCTGACCGCGCCCGCGTTCGCCGCCAAGATCGACAACCACCCGAGCGCTCGGCCGCAGGTCGGTCTCGATCGAGCCGATGTCGTGTGGGAGATCCTCGTCGAAGGCGGGTTGACGCGCTACATCGCGGTCTGGCAGTCAGACATTCCCGACACGATCGGCCCGATCCGCTCGGTGCGGCCCGTCGACCCGGCCGTCGTCTCGCCCCAGGGCGGCATCTTCGCGTTCTCGGGGGGTCAAGACCGGTTCGTGCAGGCCATGCGCCAGGCGCCCGTCTACAGCGCCATCCACGGGCAGCGCGACACCTCAGACACGATGTTCCGCGGGCAGAACGCACCGTCGCCGCACAACGTTCTCGTGCGCGCCGCGCAGATCGTCTCAGAGCAGAGCCAGTTGCCTGCTCCGCCGCAGCAGTTTCCCTTCGCCGAGAGCGTGAGTGCGGCGACGGCGACGAAAGAGGGCGCGCCGACGACGCGCATCGACCTGAGGTTCGGCGGCTCGGCGACACCCGCCTGGGTCTGGAGCGCCGACGCTGAGCGCTGGTTGCGCTACATGACGGGGGGCTCGCCCGATACCGCTCAGGGCGGCGCGCAGTTGTCGGCCGTGAACGTCGTCGTGCTGCGAGTCGACGTGCAGGTCATCCAGAGCATCCCGACCGTGGGATTGATCGGCAGCGGCGAGGCGTGGGTCTCGACCGGCGGCGCGACCGTGCAGGCTACGTGGTCGAAGAGCTCTCTCACCGATCAGATTCGCATTCTCGACGCCAACGGAGTCGCCGTGCGCCTCGCTCCGGGCACCACCTGGGTCGAGCTCGTGCCCGTCAATGGTGCCGTCTCGTTCTCGACGCCCGCCACATAA
- a CDS encoding extracellular solute-binding protein, giving the protein MTQHIDRRLFLQASGATVAGAGLLALAACAPATNGPAASGPSRVRVAWWGGDVRHAKFNGIYDLFEAQNDGVTIEREFADFNSYFERLPTQFAGGNAPDVFHVTERQVADYASRGQIADLEALADQGLIDLSYFSPQSLDAGRYGDRLVMLLVGATIPATMYNQTVFENAGVATPENDWTWNDLYSASEQLAQSGVLGSTYQAISTPLFDTFLNQNGKSLFAPDASPELNFAASDAEEWFTLWKDLQDAGLCQTAESSAEQQGAPFEDTSFARGEAAMHVQNSNQLVTFQTAIGAENQLRLSAFPQMGAQQLSLVIGSYVCVNEGSQVKEDAARIVDFFVNDPEANRIFGLELGTPGNSNWSEAVAGDLAEVDGRVLEFADAVESQSVFATPRPAGSARGESLLIELGLAVGFGQLTAAEAGNRLVDELSDSIQQAS; this is encoded by the coding sequence ATGACACAGCACATCGATAGGCGCCTCTTCCTCCAGGCGTCGGGTGCCACGGTTGCCGGTGCCGGACTGCTGGCACTGGCGGCATGCGCACCAGCAACGAACGGACCAGCAGCGAGTGGCCCCTCACGGGTGCGCGTTGCGTGGTGGGGTGGCGATGTTCGCCACGCCAAATTCAATGGAATCTATGACCTCTTCGAGGCGCAGAACGATGGCGTCACGATCGAACGCGAGTTCGCTGACTTCAACTCGTACTTCGAGCGGCTTCCGACCCAGTTCGCCGGCGGCAATGCTCCTGACGTCTTCCACGTCACCGAGCGGCAGGTAGCCGACTACGCGAGCCGTGGCCAGATCGCCGACCTCGAAGCCCTCGCTGACCAGGGGCTCATCGATCTGAGCTACTTCTCACCCCAGTCGCTCGACGCCGGTCGCTATGGCGACCGCCTGGTGATGCTGCTCGTGGGTGCCACCATTCCGGCGACCATGTACAACCAGACGGTCTTCGAGAACGCTGGCGTGGCGACACCTGAGAACGACTGGACCTGGAACGACCTCTACAGTGCGAGCGAGCAGCTGGCCCAGTCGGGCGTGCTGGGCTCGACCTACCAGGCGATCTCCACCCCGCTGTTCGACACCTTCCTCAACCAGAACGGCAAGAGCCTGTTCGCGCCGGATGCATCGCCCGAGCTCAACTTCGCGGCGAGCGACGCCGAAGAGTGGTTCACCCTCTGGAAAGACCTGCAAGACGCGGGGCTGTGCCAGACGGCAGAGTCGTCGGCCGAGCAGCAGGGGGCACCGTTCGAAGACACCTCCTTCGCTCGTGGCGAAGCAGCGATGCACGTGCAGAACTCGAATCAGCTGGTGACCTTCCAGACTGCGATCGGTGCAGAGAACCAGTTGCGCCTCTCTGCCTTCCCCCAGATGGGCGCGCAGCAGCTGTCGCTCGTGATCGGCAGCTACGTGTGCGTCAACGAGGGCTCGCAAGTGAAAGAAGACGCTGCGCGAATCGTCGACTTCTTCGTCAACGACCCTGAAGCGAACCGCATCTTCGGTCTCGAACTGGGCACGCCCGGCAACTCCAACTGGTCAGAGGCCGTCGCCGGTGATCTCGCCGAGGTCGACGGCCGCGTGCTCGAGTTCGCCGACGCTGTCGAGAGCCAGTCGGTGTTCGCCACGCCTCGCCCCGCGGGCAGCGCGCGCGGTGAGTCGCTGCTCATCGAGCTCGGCCTCGCGGTGGGCTTCGGCCAACTCACGGCGGCCGAGGCGGGCAACCGGCTCGTGGACGAGCTCAGCGACTCGATCCAACAGGCGTCGTAG
- a CDS encoding heme oxygenase (biliverdin-producing) gives MSSTPGTAGDVVPFSRLVRERTSNSHSDSEGASFMGELMAGRATRDDYIALVSQHWAIYEALEGVEPAMRAVPLVAPFLSPALSRLPALETDLAFLVGDDWRERLELMPATREYATRIREVAAEWPAGYIAHHYTRYLGDLSGGLYIGRVVARQFGFETNGIGFYLFDQIADPAAFKDAYRAQLDAAPWVPDERDRVIDEVLVAYDFNTRVFEQLSSRAVAA, from the coding sequence ATGAGCAGCACCCCCGGTACCGCTGGCGACGTCGTTCCGTTCTCGCGCCTCGTGCGCGAGCGCACGTCGAACAGCCACAGCGACAGCGAAGGGGCCTCGTTCATGGGCGAGCTCATGGCTGGTCGCGCGACGCGCGACGACTACATCGCTCTCGTGTCGCAGCACTGGGCGATCTACGAGGCGCTCGAGGGCGTCGAGCCCGCCATGCGTGCGGTGCCGCTCGTGGCTCCCTTCCTCTCCCCCGCGCTCAGCCGACTGCCGGCACTCGAGACCGACCTCGCCTTCCTGGTCGGGGACGACTGGCGCGAGCGCCTCGAGCTCATGCCCGCCACCCGCGAGTACGCCACTCGCATTCGCGAGGTCGCCGCAGAGTGGCCGGCCGGGTATATCGCCCACCACTACACGCGCTACCTCGGCGACCTCTCGGGCGGCCTCTACATCGGTCGTGTCGTCGCGCGGCAGTTCGGCTTCGAGACGAACGGCATCGGGTTCTACCTGTTCGATCAGATCGCCGACCCGGCGGCGTTCAAAGACGCCTACCGCGCGCAGCTCGACGCGGCGCCGTGGGTGCCCGATGAGCGCGACCGGGTGATCGACGAGGTGCTCGTCGCCTACGACTTCAACACTCGCGTGTTCGAGCAGCTCAGCTCGCGCGCTGTCGCCGCCTGA